From Achromobacter spanius, a single genomic window includes:
- a CDS encoding FadR/GntR family transcriptional regulator: protein MLTKSLTLTEQVARQLASDIADGVHAVGAKLPSGRVLAEQYGVSAAVIREATERLRAQGLIQSRQGSGSTVVSRTGAQGFQVSTGIAVDRKKLASVYELRMELEGGAAALAAVRSTPEDLDAMEAALATLQAHLDHPEAGVEHDIAFHVAIATATHNSYYQDLLQYLNLQLRLAVSTARSNSRLQEGLTAAVHQEHVAVFDAIRGRDPDRARQAAIRHLQQAAGRLQLDLLSPAASHTS from the coding sequence ATGTTGACCAAGAGCCTCACCCTCACCGAGCAGGTCGCCCGGCAGCTCGCCAGCGACATCGCGGATGGCGTCCATGCCGTCGGCGCCAAGCTGCCGTCCGGCCGCGTGCTGGCCGAGCAGTACGGCGTCAGCGCCGCCGTCATCCGTGAAGCCACGGAGCGCCTGCGCGCCCAAGGGCTGATCCAGAGCCGGCAGGGTTCGGGCAGCACCGTCGTCTCGCGCACCGGGGCGCAAGGCTTTCAGGTGTCCACCGGCATCGCGGTCGACCGCAAGAAGCTCGCCAGCGTCTACGAACTGCGCATGGAACTCGAAGGCGGCGCGGCCGCGCTGGCGGCTGTCCGCAGCACGCCGGAGGACCTGGACGCCATGGAAGCGGCGCTGGCCACGCTTCAAGCCCATCTCGACCACCCCGAGGCCGGCGTCGAACACGACATCGCTTTTCACGTCGCCATCGCGACCGCCACGCACAACAGCTACTACCAGGACCTGCTGCAATACCTGAACCTGCAGCTGCGCCTGGCGGTCAGCACCGCCCGATCCAACAGCCGCCTGCAGGAAGGGCTGACCGCCGCCGTGCACCAGGAACACGTCGCCGTGTTCGACGCCATCCGCGGGCGCGATCCCGACCGCGCCCGCCAGGCCGCCATCCGCCACCTGCAGCAAGCCGCCGGCCGCCTGCAACTCGATCTTCTCTCTCCCGCCGCATCCCACACCTCATGA
- a CDS encoding sensor domain-containing diguanylate cyclase, translated as METGLKFSLPKWRLTRWLTHSGHDTPADIRAALIASLFGTLPIFAGGVINTLMISGVVAWRRPEPLYISWLILEVVLALVRVVILRSALRAAPKGGNTHTDLYILLALFWAFSVGYGVFITFLNGDWLAATLAGVSCGAMAGGICFRNYGAPRLVGAMIFLSLGPMCLGALFTGEWVMAIVFIQIPFYLISMVIASHRLNRILVSTMLAERDSDRRASEDALTGLANRAGLQAALERVCSSARGHDSAAALLYMDMDDFKRINDTHGHAGGDQVLKTIADRMRAMLRVDDVAARIGGDEFIVLVTGIDATAALRLGEHLLRDVSQPITLTDGNRVCVGLSIGISIMSGANRTPQGALDSADAALYRAKAQGGRCCVVDQGEQVAESEGLQSASVAA; from the coding sequence GTGGAAACAGGACTGAAGTTCAGCCTGCCCAAGTGGCGGCTGACACGTTGGCTGACGCATTCCGGGCATGACACGCCGGCGGATATCCGCGCGGCGCTCATCGCCAGTCTGTTCGGCACGCTTCCCATTTTTGCCGGCGGGGTCATCAACACGCTGATGATCTCGGGCGTCGTCGCGTGGCGACGGCCCGAACCGCTATATATCTCGTGGCTGATCCTGGAGGTCGTGCTTGCGCTGGTGCGCGTCGTCATCCTGCGATCCGCGCTGCGCGCGGCCCCAAAGGGCGGCAACACCCACACCGACCTCTATATCCTGCTGGCGCTGTTCTGGGCGTTCAGCGTGGGCTATGGCGTCTTCATCACCTTCCTGAACGGCGACTGGCTCGCTGCGACACTGGCGGGCGTGTCCTGCGGCGCCATGGCCGGCGGGATCTGCTTCCGGAACTACGGCGCGCCCCGGCTGGTGGGCGCCATGATCTTCCTGAGTCTTGGCCCCATGTGCCTGGGCGCGCTCTTTACCGGCGAATGGGTCATGGCGATCGTCTTCATCCAGATCCCGTTCTATCTGATCAGCATGGTCATTGCCTCGCACCGGCTCAACCGCATCCTGGTGTCCACGATGCTGGCCGAGCGCGACAGCGACCGCCGCGCCAGCGAAGACGCGCTGACCGGCCTGGCCAACCGCGCCGGCCTGCAGGCCGCGCTGGAACGCGTGTGCTCCAGCGCCCGCGGCCATGACAGCGCCGCGGCGCTGCTTTACATGGACATGGACGACTTCAAGCGCATCAACGACACGCACGGCCATGCCGGCGGCGATCAGGTGCTCAAGACCATCGCGGACCGCATGCGGGCCATGCTCCGGGTCGACGACGTCGCCGCGCGCATCGGCGGCGACGAATTCATCGTGCTGGTCACCGGCATCGACGCCACGGCCGCGCTCCGGCTGGGCGAACACCTGCTGCGCGACGTGTCCCAGCCCATCACGCTGACCGACGGCAACCGCGTCTGCGTGGGCCTTTCCATCGGCATTTCGATCATGTCCGGCGCCAACCGCACCCCGCAAGGCGCCCTGGACTCCGCCGACGCCGCACTGTATCGCGCCAAGGCGCAGGGCGGGCGCTGCTGCGTGGTGGATCAGGGCGAGCAAGTCGCGGAAAGCGAAGGATTGCAGAGCGCGTCAGTCGCGGCTTGA
- a CDS encoding HesA/MoeB/ThiF family protein, whose translation MNDEQLLRYARHILLDELGIEGQEKLLAARVLIVGAGGLGSPAALYLATAGVGDITLADDDVVELSNLQRQILHTTASVGRPKAESGRDMLGAFNPQTRVHARVERLKDQALSDAVAQADLVLDCTDNFTTRHAINRACVQHRKPLVSGAAIRFDGQVSVYDLRDDNAPCYHCLFPEADDVEEANCATMGVFAPVVGIIGSMQAAEALKLLSGVGESLSGRLLWLDVRTMQWRSVNVQRDPECTVCGHRGHA comes from the coding sequence ATGAACGACGAGCAACTGCTGCGCTACGCCCGCCACATCCTGCTGGACGAACTCGGGATCGAAGGGCAGGAAAAACTGCTGGCGGCGCGTGTGCTCATCGTGGGGGCGGGCGGTTTGGGTTCGCCCGCCGCGCTCTACCTGGCCACCGCCGGCGTGGGCGACATCACGCTGGCCGACGACGATGTCGTCGAACTCAGCAACCTGCAGCGCCAGATCCTGCACACCACCGCAAGCGTCGGCCGGCCCAAGGCCGAGTCCGGCCGCGACATGCTGGGCGCCTTCAATCCGCAGACCCGCGTGCACGCCCGGGTCGAGCGCCTGAAGGACCAGGCCTTGTCCGATGCCGTCGCGCAGGCGGACCTGGTGCTGGACTGCACCGACAACTTCACCACCCGCCACGCCATCAACCGCGCCTGCGTGCAGCACCGCAAGCCGCTGGTGTCGGGCGCGGCCATCCGTTTCGACGGCCAGGTCAGCGTCTATGACCTGCGCGACGACAACGCGCCGTGCTACCACTGCCTGTTTCCCGAAGCCGACGACGTCGAGGAAGCCAACTGCGCCACCATGGGCGTCTTCGCGCCGGTGGTCGGCATCATTGGCAGCATGCAGGCCGCCGAAGCCCTGAAATTGCTGTCCGGCGTGGGCGAAAGTCTGTCCGGCCGCTTGCTCTGGCTGGACGTTCGCACCATGCAATGGCGCAGCGTCAACGTGCAGCGTGACCCCGAATGCACGGTCTGCGGCCACCGTGGGCACGCATGA
- a CDS encoding S41 family peptidase, protein MGTRKFRGFGLIAIGAVAGVLLSVGVTAVAQRGSPLPLDELRQLSNVFAAIKNNYVEAVDDKTLIDNAISGMVSNLDPHSAYLDADAFREMQTATQGEFGGLGIEVGAEDGFVKVISPIEDTPAARAGVMAGDLIIKIDDTPTKGMTLNDAVKLMRGAPKSPITLTIMRADRPQPIVVKIVRDIIKVRSVRSKMLDNGIAYVRVAQFQEKTGADLARQLKELGAKEPPKGLVLDLRNDPGGLLTSAIGVSGAFLPPDALVVSTDGRTPDARHKYLATPSEYARGESNYLSGLPAWTKTVPMVVLVNVGSASASEIVAGALQDHKRAKVLGNRTFGKGSVQVILPLSETTAVKLTTSRYFTPSGRSIQATGIEPDYVVADTADGDLFRLPREADLQRHLSNQQTTNEIKSSADQDNVDLPAKVFEFGGKDDFQLQQALNLLAGKPVQKGSARAQAKADAKAGGGTPQRMKITPTGVEPSKDK, encoded by the coding sequence ATGGGCACTCGTAAGTTTCGCGGTTTCGGTCTGATTGCCATCGGTGCGGTGGCTGGTGTGTTGCTGAGTGTCGGCGTGACTGCGGTCGCCCAGCGCGGCAGCCCCCTGCCTCTGGACGAGCTCAGGCAACTGAGCAATGTCTTTGCCGCCATCAAGAACAACTACGTCGAGGCCGTCGACGACAAGACCCTGATCGACAATGCCATCTCCGGCATGGTGTCGAACCTGGATCCCCACTCCGCCTACCTGGATGCCGACGCGTTCCGCGAAATGCAGACCGCGACGCAAGGCGAGTTCGGTGGCCTGGGCATCGAGGTCGGCGCGGAAGACGGCTTCGTGAAGGTCATCTCGCCCATCGAAGACACGCCCGCGGCTCGCGCCGGCGTCATGGCGGGTGATCTCATCATCAAGATCGACGACACGCCCACCAAGGGCATGACCCTGAACGACGCGGTCAAGCTCATGCGTGGCGCGCCCAAGTCGCCCATCACCCTGACGATCATGCGCGCAGACCGCCCGCAGCCGATCGTCGTGAAGATCGTGCGCGACATCATCAAGGTGCGCAGCGTGCGCAGCAAGATGCTGGACAACGGCATCGCCTACGTGCGCGTTGCCCAGTTCCAGGAAAAGACCGGCGCCGACCTCGCCCGCCAGCTCAAGGAGCTGGGCGCGAAGGAACCGCCCAAGGGCCTGGTGCTGGACCTGCGCAATGACCCGGGTGGCCTGCTGACCAGCGCCATCGGCGTGTCCGGCGCGTTCCTGCCGCCCGATGCGCTCGTGGTGTCCACGGACGGCCGCACGCCGGACGCCCGCCACAAGTACCTGGCGACGCCTTCGGAATACGCCCGCGGCGAAAGCAACTACCTGTCCGGCCTGCCGGCCTGGACCAAGACGGTGCCGATGGTGGTGCTGGTGAACGTGGGTTCGGCCTCGGCCTCCGAGATCGTGGCCGGCGCGCTGCAGGACCACAAGCGCGCCAAGGTGCTGGGCAACCGTACGTTCGGCAAGGGCTCCGTGCAGGTGATCCTGCCGCTGTCCGAAACCACCGCGGTCAAGCTCACCACGTCGCGCTACTTCACGCCCAGCGGCCGTTCCATCCAGGCGACCGGCATCGAACCGGACTACGTCGTTGCCGATACGGCCGACGGCGACCTGTTCCGCCTGCCGCGCGAAGCCGACCTGCAACGTCACCTGTCCAACCAGCAGACCACCAACGAAATCAAGTCCAGCGCCGACCAGGACAACGTGGACCTGCCGGCCAAGGTGTTTGAATTCGGCGGCAAGGACGACTTCCAGCTCCAGCAGGCCCTGAACCTGCTGGCTGGCAAGCCGGTGCAAAAGGGCTCGGCCCGCGCCCAGGCCAAGGCTGACGCCAAGGCCGGCGGCGGAACGCCCCAGCGCATGAAGATCACGCCGACCGGAGTCGAGCCCAGCAAGGACAAATGA
- a CDS encoding murein hydrolase activator EnvC family protein: protein MRRTAGLLLAVMLASGTLPARAAPSDLAGRQSDAEKQQAALRDRIESLQKDIDDREAARKEAADALKQSESSISRINLRLKELADANRKATADLASLEKQITAQEAVLAKRRAELADQLRTQYTSGLSPWTALLSGDDPQVLGRNLGYLDYVSRARADAVKALRADIDRLAALQAQADERRAEIEKGVAETSEQKTALVAQQKERASLLAQLEGQIAAQRAEANKLGRDDQRLSRLITDLDAAIAKQIEEARKAEEARKRAEEARRAEEARRAAEEARRAADEAKKRAEAERRSQDARRKAEADRKAAEDGARRDSEAREAAQAREQVEAAAQKNRGPVAVADPDAAGLRPADQRQTRIGGPADTPPPTKPADPPKKAEPVEEPATPTRSASAQQAAKAPPLGGGNGLRHGLTMPVRGQIQGRFGVDRPDGGVWRGVVLRAAEGTPVKVVAPGTVVYADWLRGFGNLIIVDHGQQYLTVYAYNQSLLKRVGDAVAGGDTIATVGATGGQVESGLYFEIRHRGAPVDPAQWLAQ, encoded by the coding sequence ATGCGTCGCACGGCGGGGTTGTTGTTGGCGGTCATGTTGGCCAGTGGGACGCTGCCTGCGCGCGCCGCGCCCAGTGACCTCGCCGGGCGTCAGTCCGACGCCGAAAAACAGCAGGCCGCCTTGCGCGACCGCATCGAGAGTCTGCAAAAGGACATCGACGACCGCGAGGCGGCCCGCAAAGAGGCCGCCGACGCGCTCAAGCAGTCGGAATCGTCGATCTCCCGCATCAACCTGCGCCTGAAGGAGCTGGCCGACGCCAACCGCAAGGCGACGGCCGATCTGGCGTCGCTGGAAAAGCAGATCACCGCGCAGGAGGCCGTGCTGGCCAAGCGCCGCGCCGAACTGGCCGACCAGCTGCGCACCCAATACACCAGCGGCCTGTCGCCCTGGACGGCGCTGCTTTCCGGCGACGATCCCCAGGTGCTGGGCCGCAATCTGGGCTACCTGGACTACGTGTCCCGTGCCCGGGCCGACGCCGTGAAGGCGCTGCGGGCCGACATCGACCGGCTGGCCGCCCTGCAGGCGCAGGCCGACGAACGCCGCGCCGAAATCGAAAAGGGGGTCGCCGAGACCTCCGAACAGAAGACCGCGCTGGTCGCCCAGCAGAAAGAGCGCGCCAGCCTGCTCGCCCAGCTTGAAGGCCAGATCGCCGCCCAGCGCGCCGAGGCCAACAAGCTCGGCCGCGACGACCAACGCCTGTCACGGCTGATCACCGATCTGGACGCGGCCATCGCCAAGCAGATCGAGGAAGCCCGCAAGGCCGAAGAGGCGCGCAAACGCGCCGAAGAAGCCCGCCGTGCCGAGGAAGCGCGGCGTGCGGCCGAGGAAGCCCGCCGCGCCGCCGACGAGGCCAAGAAGCGCGCCGAGGCCGAACGCCGGTCGCAGGACGCCCGCCGCAAGGCCGAGGCAGACCGCAAGGCCGCCGAGGACGGCGCGCGCCGCGATAGCGAAGCCCGTGAGGCCGCCCAGGCGCGCGAACAGGTCGAAGCGGCAGCCCAAAAGAACCGCGGCCCGGTGGCCGTGGCCGACCCGGACGCCGCCGGCCTGCGTCCCGCCGATCAGCGGCAGACGCGCATCGGCGGCCCGGCCGATACCCCGCCGCCCACAAAACCCGCGGATCCCCCCAAAAAGGCGGAACCAGTTGAGGAGCCCGCCACTCCAACGCGCAGCGCATCGGCCCAGCAGGCCGCCAAGGCGCCGCCCCTGGGCGGCGGCAACGGTCTGCGTCATGGCCTGACCATGCCGGTGCGCGGCCAGATTCAGGGCAGGTTCGGGGTGGATCGTCCGGACGGGGGCGTGTGGCGCGGCGTGGTGCTGCGCGCAGCCGAGGGAACACCCGTCAAGGTGGTGGCCCCCGGTACTGTGGTTTACGCCGATTGGCTGCGCGGCTTCGGCAACCTGATCATTGTGGATCATGGCCAGCAATACCTCACCGTCTATGCTTACAACCAAAGTCTGCTCAAACGGGTGGGCGATGCGGTGGCCGGCGGGGATACTATTGCTACCGTGGGCGCAACCGGCGGCCAAGTGGAATCCGGCCTATACTTTGAAATTCGCCATCGTGGCGCTCCAGTGGACCCGGCCCAATGGCTGGCGCAGTAG
- the gpmA gene encoding 2,3-diphosphoglycerate-dependent phosphoglycerate mutase, which produces MHKLVLMRHGESQWNLENRFTGWTDVDLTDTGREQARKAGELLKKEGFAFDLAYTSVLKRAIRTLWIALDAMDAMYTPVGVNWRLNERHYGALQGLNKSETAAKYGDEQVLIWRRAYAIAPEPLDLDDERHPRFDSRYAKIPADQLPATECLKDTVARVLPFWNDSIAPAIRSGRQVLIAAHGNSLRALIKHLDNVSDDDIVNLNIPTGQPLVYELDDDLRPIRHYYLGDAAEIEAAMAAVAAQGKAKKD; this is translated from the coding sequence ATGCACAAACTCGTACTGATGCGCCACGGTGAAAGCCAGTGGAATCTTGAAAACCGTTTCACCGGCTGGACCGACGTCGACCTGACCGACACCGGCCGCGAACAGGCCCGCAAGGCGGGCGAATTGCTCAAGAAAGAAGGCTTTGCCTTCGACCTGGCTTACACGTCGGTGCTCAAGCGCGCCATCCGCACCCTGTGGATCGCCCTGGACGCCATGGACGCCATGTATACCCCGGTCGGCGTGAACTGGCGCCTGAACGAGCGCCACTACGGCGCCCTGCAAGGCCTGAACAAGTCCGAAACGGCCGCCAAGTACGGCGACGAGCAGGTCCTGATCTGGCGCCGCGCCTACGCCATCGCCCCGGAACCGCTGGACCTGGACGACGAGCGCCACCCGCGCTTTGACAGCCGCTACGCCAAGATCCCGGCCGACCAGCTGCCCGCCACCGAGTGCCTGAAGGACACCGTGGCCCGCGTGCTGCCGTTCTGGAACGACTCCATTGCCCCGGCCATCCGTTCCGGCCGCCAGGTGCTGATCGCCGCCCACGGCAACAGCCTGCGCGCCCTGATCAAGCATCTGGACAACGTGTCGGACGACGACATCGTCAACCTGAACATCCCGACCGGCCAGCCGCTCGTCTACGAACTGGATGATGACCTGCGTCCGATCCGCCACTATTATCTGGGCGATGCCGCCGAGATCGAGGCGGCCATGGCTGCGGTCGCGGCTCAGGGCAAGGCCAAGAAGGACTGA
- a CDS encoding rhodanese-like domain-containing protein, translated as MDLLQFLLDKNNIFIVAVAVVSGVMLIIPALRKGRTGSAISTTEAIQMVNQRNAVWVDVRPVEQFQAGHIAQARNVPAADIEQKASSLPKNKPLVVVCDNGRESARAAAKLRAQGFTDVVPLEGGMRAWSAASLPVTQKG; from the coding sequence GTGGACCTTTTGCAATTCTTGCTCGATAAAAACAACATTTTCATCGTCGCCGTCGCCGTCGTATCTGGCGTGATGCTGATCATCCCCGCTCTGCGCAAGGGCCGGACCGGGTCCGCCATCAGCACGACTGAAGCCATCCAGATGGTCAACCAGCGCAATGCCGTGTGGGTCGACGTGCGCCCCGTCGAGCAATTCCAGGCCGGCCACATCGCTCAGGCACGAAACGTGCCGGCAGCCGACATCGAGCAGAAGGCCAGCTCGCTGCCCAAGAACAAGCCGCTCGTGGTGGTTTGCGACAACGGCCGCGAGTCGGCCCGCGCCGCCGCCAAGCTGCGCGCCCAGGGATTCACCGACGTCGTGCCGCTGGAAGGCGGCATGCGTGCCTGGTCGGCCGCCAGCCTGCCGGTAACCCAGAAGGGTTGA
- the grxC gene encoding glutaredoxin 3, translating into MNKVVMYSKDYCPYCSRAKALLEQRGVADLEIIQIDREPSQRDVMIERTGRRTVPQIFIGDTHVGGCDDLMALDRSGGLTPLLNG; encoded by the coding sequence ATGAACAAAGTCGTCATGTACAGCAAGGACTATTGCCCCTATTGCTCCCGCGCCAAGGCGCTGCTCGAGCAGCGTGGCGTGGCCGACCTGGAAATCATCCAGATCGACCGCGAACCGTCCCAGCGCGATGTCATGATCGAACGCACCGGCCGGCGCACCGTCCCGCAGATCTTCATCGGCGATACCCATGTCGGCGGTTGCGACGACCTGATGGCCCTGGACCGCTCGGGTGGACTCACCCCCTTGCTGAACGGCTAA
- the secB gene encoding protein-export chaperone SecB — protein sequence MADQDQNTQQEGGNDAPSFNLQRVYLKDLSLEMPNAPHVFLEQEAPQVEVSITVGGQRLAETVFETTVTVTVTTRINDKVVYLVEGTQAGIFEAANIPEEQLDPLLGIVCPTMLYPYLRANVADAITRTSMPPLHLTEVNFQALYEQRIAELQQQQAAGANGAESGIILPPGATRQ from the coding sequence ATGGCTGATCAAGACCAAAACACCCAGCAAGAAGGCGGCAACGACGCGCCCTCGTTCAATCTGCAGCGCGTCTACCTGAAAGACCTTTCGCTGGAAATGCCGAACGCGCCTCACGTGTTCCTGGAGCAGGAAGCGCCCCAGGTCGAAGTGAGCATCACCGTGGGCGGCCAGCGCCTGGCCGAAACCGTGTTCGAAACCACGGTCACCGTCACCGTCACCACGCGCATCAACGACAAGGTCGTGTACCTGGTTGAAGGCACGCAAGCCGGCATCTTCGAAGCGGCCAACATCCCCGAAGAGCAACTTGATCCGCTGCTGGGCATTGTCTGCCCCACGATGCTGTACCCGTACCTGCGCGCCAACGTCGCCGACGCGATCACCCGCACCTCGATGCCGCCGCTGCACCTGACCGAAGTCAACTTCCAGGCCCTGTACGAGCAGCGCATCGCCGAACTGCAACAGCAGCAGGCCGCCGGCGCCAACGGCGCCGAATCGGGCATCATCCTGCCCCCCGGCGCCACCCGCCAGTAA
- a CDS encoding NAD(P)H-dependent glycerol-3-phosphate dehydrogenase: MNQPAEPRLRVAVLGAGSWGTALAAAASRRHPTQLWAREAAQAAAMAATHENARYLPGISLPKTLQYSADLDATLRTLQDDAARRLIVLGVPVAGLTSICEALSQRLPALGLQDTPIVWTCKGFEADTARLPHEIMREALPGATGGALSGPSFAREVAQGLPVALTVASTSPALREATTAAFHGAALRVYASTDLVGVEVGGALKNVIAVACGIGDGLALGTNARAALITRGLAEMTRFGVALGAQAETFAGLTGLGDLVLTATGELSRNRRVGLEIGAGRKLADILASGITAEGVRCARAALDRARAINVELPITEAVCAVLFEGVAPMTAVSALLARDARSEGLG; this comes from the coding sequence ATGAACCAACCCGCCGAGCCGCGCCTGCGCGTCGCCGTCCTGGGAGCGGGCAGTTGGGGCACCGCCCTGGCGGCGGCCGCCAGCCGCCGCCACCCCACCCAGCTCTGGGCGCGCGAAGCCGCGCAAGCGGCCGCCATGGCCGCCACCCACGAAAATGCCCGCTATCTGCCGGGCATTTCTCTGCCCAAGACGCTGCAATATTCCGCTGACCTGGACGCCACGCTGCGCACCTTGCAGGACGACGCCGCGCGCCGCCTGATCGTGCTGGGCGTGCCCGTCGCGGGTCTCACGTCCATCTGCGAGGCGCTGTCGCAACGGCTGCCCGCACTGGGTCTGCAAGACACGCCCATCGTCTGGACGTGCAAGGGTTTTGAGGCCGACACGGCCAGACTGCCCCACGAAATCATGCGCGAGGCTCTGCCCGGCGCGACCGGCGGCGCCTTGTCGGGCCCCTCGTTCGCGCGCGAAGTCGCGCAAGGCTTGCCCGTCGCCTTGACGGTCGCCAGCACCAGCCCCGCCCTGCGCGAAGCCACCACCGCCGCCTTCCATGGCGCGGCGCTGCGCGTTTACGCCAGCACCGATCTGGTCGGCGTCGAGGTCGGCGGCGCATTGAAGAACGTCATTGCGGTGGCATGCGGCATCGGCGACGGCCTTGCGCTGGGCACCAATGCCCGCGCGGCCCTGATTACCCGCGGCCTGGCCGAGATGACCCGTTTTGGCGTCGCGCTGGGCGCGCAGGCCGAGACCTTCGCCGGGCTGACCGGCCTGGGCGATCTGGTGCTGACGGCCACCGGCGAGCTGTCGCGCAACCGGCGCGTGGGCCTGGAGATCGGCGCGGGCCGCAAGCTGGCCGACATCCTGGCCAGCGGCATCACGGCCGAAGGCGTGCGCTGCGCCCGTGCGGCGCTGGACCGCGCCCGCGCCATCAATGTCGAATTGCCGATCACCGAAGCCGTGTGCGCCGTGCTGTTCGAAGGCGTCGCACCCATGACCGCCGTCTCGGCCCTGCTGGCGCGGGATGCGCGCTCTGAAGGGCTGGGCTGA
- a CDS encoding Bug family tripartite tricarboxylate transporter substrate binding protein has product MTQTRKFRVGPLLRGLCLSLAAILPAAAHADWPERPIHMVVPFPPGSSPDILARTVSEPLSQALGQPIVIDNKPGAGGNIGTRMVSQAKPDGYTLLYTINGPLVTAPTLYKKTLGYDPLTDLEPVSLVGTSPNVLVVPGSLKVDNVQDFVKLVKGRGNSLNYGSVGPGSSAHLAMEMFKERAGVDLAHIPYSGFPQVITAIIGGDVQAGFMVPAIAVPQARDGKVKLLAVTSLQPSDALPGVPTMASQGYPDFEAISWNAILAPAGTPTPIVERLNSELARIINSEAVRKQLALQYFTPAPSTPEALTNRIKNEKARWDQVIDKLKLSLD; this is encoded by the coding sequence ATGACGCAAACCCGCAAGTTCCGGGTCGGCCCGCTGCTGCGTGGCCTTTGCCTGAGCCTGGCCGCCATCCTGCCCGCTGCCGCCCACGCCGACTGGCCCGAGCGCCCGATCCACATGGTCGTGCCCTTCCCGCCCGGCTCGTCGCCCGACATCCTGGCGCGCACGGTTTCCGAGCCGCTGTCCCAGGCCCTGGGCCAGCCCATCGTGATCGACAACAAGCCGGGCGCCGGCGGCAACATCGGCACGCGCATGGTGTCGCAGGCCAAGCCCGACGGCTACACGCTGCTCTACACGATCAACGGCCCGCTGGTCACAGCGCCCACGCTCTATAAGAAGACGCTGGGCTACGACCCGCTGACCGACCTGGAGCCGGTATCGCTGGTCGGCACCAGCCCCAACGTGCTGGTCGTGCCGGGAAGTCTCAAGGTCGACAACGTCCAGGACTTCGTCAAGCTGGTCAAGGGCCGCGGCAACTCGCTGAATTACGGATCGGTCGGCCCGGGCAGCTCGGCCCACCTGGCCATGGAGATGTTCAAGGAACGCGCGGGCGTGGACCTGGCCCACATCCCGTACTCCGGCTTTCCGCAGGTCATCACCGCCATCATCGGCGGCGACGTGCAGGCCGGCTTCATGGTGCCGGCGATCGCCGTGCCGCAGGCGCGAGATGGCAAGGTCAAGCTGCTGGCCGTAACCAGCCTGCAGCCCAGCGACGCGCTGCCCGGCGTGCCCACCATGGCCTCGCAGGGCTATCCGGACTTCGAAGCCATCTCGTGGAACGCGATCCTGGCGCCGGCCGGCACGCCCACGCCGATCGTCGAACGGCTCAACAGCGAACTGGCGCGCATCATCAACAGCGAGGCCGTGCGCAAGCAGCTGGCGCTGCAATACTTCACGCCGGCCCCGTCCACGCCGGAAGCCCTGACCAACCGCATCAAGAACGAGAAGGCGCGCTGGGACCAGGTGATCGACAAGCTGAAGCTGTCGCTGGACTGA
- a CDS encoding tRNA (cytidine(34)-2'-O)-methyltransferase, with the protein MFHVILVCPEIPPNTGNAIRLCANTGAQLHLVRPLGFELDDARMRRAGLDYHEWQPVRVHDTLQEALDDTGAVASSIYALTTHAQRSVADVSFKPGDVFVFGRESAGLSDEHQAMFPPQQRLRLPMRTGQRSLNLSNAVAVTVFEAWRQQGYEGGA; encoded by the coding sequence ATGTTCCACGTCATTCTCGTCTGCCCGGAGATCCCTCCCAACACCGGCAACGCCATCCGGCTGTGCGCCAATACCGGCGCGCAACTGCATTTGGTGCGTCCCCTGGGTTTCGAGCTGGATGACGCCCGCATGCGGCGCGCGGGGCTGGACTATCACGAGTGGCAGCCCGTGCGCGTGCACGACACGCTGCAAGAGGCGCTGGACGACACGGGCGCGGTCGCCTCCAGCATCTATGCGCTGACCACGCACGCGCAGCGCAGCGTGGCCGATGTCAGTTTCAAGCCGGGCGATGTGTTCGTGTTTGGCCGCGAAAGCGCCGGCCTGTCGGACGAGCATCAGGCGATGTTTCCGCCCCAGCAGCGGCTGCGGCTGCCGATGCGCACCGGCCAGCGCAGTCTGAATCTGTCGAACGCCGTGGCGGTCACGGTGTTCGAGGCCTGGCGCCAGCAGGGTTACGAAGGGGGCGCGTAG